In Alkalihalobacillus sp. FSL W8-0930, a single window of DNA contains:
- a CDS encoding N-acetylmuramoyl-L-alanine amidase: protein MNIKMDFLPVSASNRPGRALNATYITQHETGNTSAGANAEVHARYIKGADARSRSVSWHYTVDDTQIIQHLPVNEVAWHAGPDGNSQSIGIELCVNSDGNFQKAKENAAWLVQRLMKNLNIPLSRVVTHKHWTGKNCPARLLNEWDDYKRLIQSVQSGPQTGGVQVPAPTPTPAPSPTPTPAPKPVVNQFIASAQSFLNSRDYPNKASFTPLVVDGITGPRTRQALVRVYQYFAGVNIDGIFGPVSKRAANTLRRNSTHQWWVCLLQSALNTKGARIAVDGAFGPATDAAVRTFQRSAGIAVDGIAGPNTWERLLR, encoded by the coding sequence ATGAATATTAAGATGGATTTTCTACCAGTTTCAGCGAGTAACCGTCCGGGCCGTGCGTTAAATGCAACATATATCACTCAGCATGAAACGGGAAATACAAGTGCGGGAGCAAATGCAGAGGTGCATGCTCGTTATATCAAGGGTGCTGACGCAAGATCTCGTTCTGTTTCATGGCATTATACTGTAGATGACACACAGATTATTCAACATCTTCCGGTCAATGAAGTCGCTTGGCATGCTGGACCAGATGGAAACAGTCAGTCGATCGGAATCGAGCTTTGTGTGAATTCCGATGGTAATTTTCAAAAAGCAAAAGAAAATGCAGCCTGGCTTGTTCAGAGACTGATGAAGAATTTAAACATTCCATTATCAAGAGTCGTGACGCATAAGCATTGGACCGGTAAAAACTGTCCGGCGCGCCTGCTAAATGAGTGGGACGACTATAAGCGCCTGATTCAATCTGTTCAATCAGGTCCACAAACAGGCGGAGTGCAAGTTCCAGCGCCAACACCAACACCAGCGCCTAGCCCGACACCGACACCAGCACCAAAGCCGGTTGTGAATCAGTTTATTGCCAGTGCGCAATCATTCTTGAACTCTCGTGACTATCCGAATAAGGCATCGTTTACCCCTCTAGTGGTGGATGGCATTACCGGCCCGAGAACGCGTCAGGCGCTTGTGCGTGTGTACCAATATTTTGCAGGTGTCAATATTGATGGTATCTTTGGTCCCGTAAGTAAGCGTGCCGCGAATACACTTCGTAGAAACTCCACTCACCAATGGTGGGTTTGTTTATTGCAATCTGCACTAAATACAAAAGGCGCACGCATTGCAGTTGATGGTGCATTTGGCCCGGCTACAGATGCTGCTGTTCGTACATTCCAGCGTAGCGCAGGAATTGCAGTTGATGGAATCGCAGGACCAAACACCTGGGAGAGACTACTAAGATAG
- a CDS encoding DinB family protein: MKILFNYNWQVRDEWFEWCDQIPRHLLKKELGGGARSILYTLFHIVEVEHSWIRGIQGKEYIVYVYEDYASLEKVISLSEQLRKENEKWLDASFERQLEKRINVPWEAETYTENEIIHHIVVHEIHHIGQLSVWARQLGFTPVPAYVVGRVL; this comes from the coding sequence ATGAAAATATTGTTCAATTATAACTGGCAGGTTCGTGATGAATGGTTTGAATGGTGTGATCAAATTCCCCGACATCTATTAAAAAAAGAGTTAGGTGGCGGTGCCAGGAGTATATTGTATACTCTATTTCATATTGTTGAAGTTGAGCATAGCTGGATACGTGGAATTCAAGGCAAAGAATATATTGTTTATGTATATGAGGATTATGCATCGCTAGAGAAGGTCATTTCTTTGTCAGAACAACTGCGAAAAGAAAATGAGAAATGGTTAGACGCATCTTTTGAACGACAGTTAGAAAAAAGAATCAACGTTCCGTGGGAGGCTGAAACTTACACAGAAAATGAGATTATTCACCATATCGTTGTGCATGAAATTCATCACATTGGTCAGCTTTCCGTATGGGCAAGGCAGCTGGGATTTACGCCAGTGCCTGCATATGTAGTTGGACGAGTGCTATAA
- a CDS encoding aminoglycoside 6-adenylyltransferase produces MRSTDEMMKLMIDVAKQDERVRAVGMNGSRTNPNVPKDQFQDYDIVYVVTDVESFIHDPDWIDPFGKRIVMQTPEAIDLISPLDDGTFAYLMLFEDGNRIDLTLVPQSLADSWNGGDALAVVLLDKDQQLPILPPSTDQAYWVLPPTQKLFDDCCNECWWVATYVAKGLWRDELTYAYDHLSIVREMLIQMMNWKIGIHTKFSLSTGKNGKYLKRFLSEEEWKRFSETYPRLENHEIWTSLFVLLEEFATYADEVASTFHYTQHAVETDKVLSYLKAVQRDRYA; encoded by the coding sequence ATGAGATCAACCGATGAAATGATGAAGCTTATGATAGACGTAGCCAAGCAGGATGAACGAGTTCGAGCCGTCGGGATGAATGGATCTAGAACGAATCCGAATGTGCCAAAAGATCAATTTCAAGATTACGATATTGTATATGTTGTCACGGATGTGGAATCTTTTATACATGATCCAGATTGGATCGATCCATTCGGCAAGCGAATTGTGATGCAAACACCGGAAGCCATTGACTTGATTTCACCTTTAGATGATGGGACGTTTGCCTACCTTATGTTATTTGAGGATGGGAATCGCATTGATTTGACGCTTGTGCCACAGTCACTAGCAGACTCGTGGAATGGCGGGGATGCGCTTGCTGTGGTGTTACTAGATAAGGATCAGCAGCTACCAATCCTCCCACCTTCAACAGACCAAGCATATTGGGTTCTGCCACCAACGCAAAAGTTATTTGATGATTGCTGCAATGAGTGCTGGTGGGTCGCGACCTATGTTGCAAAGGGATTATGGCGCGATGAGCTGACGTATGCATATGATCATTTATCAATTGTGAGAGAGATGCTCATTCAGATGATGAATTGGAAGATTGGGATACACACGAAGTTTTCGCTTAGTACTGGGAAGAATGGGAAGTACCTTAAACGGTTTTTATCTGAAGAGGAATGGAAGCGGTTTAGTGAGACATACCCACGGTTAGAGAACCACGAAATATGGACATCCCTTTTTGTTCTTTTAGAAGAGTTTGCTACTTATGCTGATGAGGTAGCGTCAACGTTTCACTATACGCAACACGCTGTAGAAACGGATAAGGTTCTCTCTTATCTAAAAGCGGTCCAACGAGATCGTTATGCGTAA
- a CDS encoding GNAT family protein, with protein MKLDTDKRSVVKRLELHHAEELFQLIDKSRESLSAWLTFPTYTHSVSDTVAFIEKSLKRSETNNGYWSGIWYEGKLVGSIGLLYIDYTTRRTEMGYWLGEEFVGKGLMTNACTQLIRVAFDELNLQKTEIKVATINTKSQAIPMKLGFTQEGIIRRDERINNTFHDRILYGLLKDEWE; from the coding sequence ATGAAATTAGACACAGATAAAAGAAGTGTAGTGAAACGGTTAGAGCTGCATCACGCTGAGGAACTTTTTCAACTAATTGATAAAAGTCGCGAAAGCCTTAGTGCTTGGCTTACGTTTCCTACCTACACACATTCTGTCTCAGACACAGTCGCATTTATTGAAAAATCATTAAAACGAAGTGAAACAAACAATGGTTATTGGTCTGGGATCTGGTATGAAGGAAAACTCGTCGGATCCATTGGCTTGTTGTATATTGATTACACGACGCGGCGAACGGAAATGGGGTATTGGCTCGGAGAAGAATTCGTCGGAAAGGGGCTCATGACAAATGCCTGCACCCAGCTTATTCGTGTGGCATTTGACGAATTGAACCTACAGAAAACCGAAATCAAGGTCGCCACCATAAACACAAAAAGCCAGGCAATCCCAATGAAATTAGGCTTTACTCAGGAAGGAATAATCAGACGAGACGAGAGGATAAACAATACCTTCCATGATCGAATTTTATATGGATTGTTAAAGGACGAGTGGGAGTAG
- a CDS encoding DUF2812 domain-containing protein encodes MRRFRFFTDLTKEEQWLNEMAHRGYHLMYRSFGYRFKKGEPKNTTYRIDYRKFKRKADFIDYEIMFEDSGWSRLPCPRRNGHHYFERIDERATEDIFSDQQSKAARYKRISDLYLTQFYISIPLIFIFYMADMLPRNINPVNWYLTPGLWDKEGGSFWFAFLFETPFALMRGLAVYFLILTILLCGLYGLRAKKQYEKETIS; translated from the coding sequence ATGAGGAGGTTTAGATTTTTCACTGATTTAACGAAGGAAGAACAATGGTTAAATGAAATGGCGCATCGCGGATATCACTTGATGTATCGTTCATTTGGTTATCGATTTAAAAAGGGAGAACCGAAAAACACAACCTATAGAATTGATTATCGTAAATTCAAACGTAAGGCCGATTTTATTGATTACGAAATCATGTTTGAAGATAGTGGGTGGAGTAGGCTACCTTGTCCTAGAAGAAACGGTCACCACTATTTTGAACGCATAGATGAGAGAGCTACGGAAGATATTTTCTCTGATCAGCAATCAAAAGCTGCTCGCTATAAACGCATTTCCGATTTATACTTAACTCAGTTTTATATTTCCATTCCTTTGATTTTCATTTTTTATATGGCTGATATGCTTCCAAGAAATATTAACCCTGTCAATTGGTATTTAACACCTGGACTATGGGATAAGGAAGGCGGCTCCTTTTGGTTTGCATTCCTTTTTGAAACACCGTTTGCCTTAATGAGAGGGTTGGCAGTGTACTTCCTCATCCTTACTATTCTCTTATGTGGTTTATACGGCTTACGGGCAAAGAAACAATATGAAAAGGAGACAATATCATGA
- a CDS encoding RNA polymerase sigma factor, whose protein sequence is MFKKRHTVPLNGFQAKEPTYFKTWLLRIFINVSIDLLRKKNVEVLFEDYAKEYVPDHLDEDIDLGMTLKDLLDVLNESEKSVVVLRFYQDLTLSEISNVLDLSLGTVKTILYRALEKLRKNAERGDFNE, encoded by the coding sequence TTGTTCAAGAAACGGCATACCGTTCCTTTAAACGGATTTCAAGCAAAGGAGCCTACCTATTTTAAAACGTGGTTACTTAGAATTTTCATAAATGTCTCAATTGATTTACTTAGAAAGAAAAATGTGGAGGTCCTCTTTGAAGATTACGCGAAAGAGTACGTTCCTGATCATCTAGACGAAGACATAGACTTAGGAATGACTTTAAAGGACTTATTAGATGTGTTGAATGAGTCTGAAAAAAGTGTGGTTGTCTTACGTTTTTATCAAGACTTAACACTTTCCGAAATTTCAAATGTACTTGATTTATCACTAGGCACTGTAAAAACCATTCTCTATCGTGCGTTAGAAAAACTTAGAAAGAATGCAGAAAGAGGTGATTTTAATGAGTAA
- the truA gene encoding tRNA pseudouridine(38-40) synthase TruA — protein sequence MKKNFKLTIQYDGTRYKGWQRLGKGENTIQGKIENVLTEMAGYPIEIIGSSRTDAGVHALGQVANVKLNLDITVHELKSYLNRYLPEDISVTKVEMVHERFHARYNSADKTYVYKIWNESYSHPFLRKVSMHVADPLKLELMKQASSYFIGEHDFTAFSNAKSKKKSNVRTIRSIDFSTKDGVLEIRIKGDGFLYNMVRKIIGTLIKVGLGEMKAEAIPGILESKEREHAGFADANGLYLETIEFK from the coding sequence ATGAAAAAGAATTTTAAATTAACCATCCAGTATGACGGAACACGATATAAAGGTTGGCAACGTCTTGGTAAAGGCGAAAACACGATTCAAGGGAAAATAGAAAATGTGTTAACGGAGATGGCGGGTTATCCAATCGAGATCATCGGTAGTAGCCGCACGGATGCTGGTGTCCATGCGCTTGGACAAGTGGCAAATGTGAAGCTTAACTTGGACATCACGGTTCATGAATTAAAAAGTTATTTGAATCGTTATTTACCTGAAGACATTAGTGTAACGAAAGTAGAAATGGTTCATGAACGGTTTCATGCGCGCTATAATTCAGCGGACAAGACGTATGTCTATAAAATCTGGAATGAATCATATAGTCATCCTTTCTTAAGAAAGGTAAGTATGCATGTAGCGGATCCGTTAAAGCTTGAGCTAATGAAACAGGCGAGCTCTTATTTTATCGGCGAGCATGATTTTACAGCCTTCTCCAATGCCAAATCAAAGAAGAAATCAAATGTACGCACCATCCGGTCGATTGATTTCTCAACAAAGGATGGGGTGCTGGAGATCCGCATAAAGGGAGACGGCTTCTTATATAACATGGTTCGTAAAATCATCGGCACACTGATTAAAGTAGGATTAGGTGAGATGAAAGCAGAAGCGATTCCTGGCATTTTGGAATCAAAAGAGCGGGAACATGCAGGGTTTGCAGATGCAAACGGACTGTATCTTGAGACGATTGAATTTAAATAA
- a CDS encoding SulP family inorganic anion transporter — MVGSLKEQWFGNVKGDILSGIVVALALIPEAIAFSIIAGVDPMVGLYASFCIAVVISFVGGRTGMISAATGAMALVMVNLVSSHGIEYMLAATILTGVIQIIFGICKFAKLMQFVPRTVMTGFVNSLAILIFTAQIQHFIGETWVMYVLVAVTLAIVYLFPYVTKAVPSTLVAIVVVTIIVLSLNIDVRNVGDMGTLTQSLPTFILPNVPLNLETLWIIFPYSFALAIVGLLESLLTANILDDMTDTPSNKNKESRGQGMANIVAGFFGGMAGCAMIGQSMINVKSGGRGRLSTFVAGAFLMFMIVALGNLVVQIPMAALTGVMIMVAISSFDWSSLRTLHKLPRTDAVVLVVTVAVVLITHNLAYGVLSGVLLSMIFFASKISKIHVTKRLDQDTNIRIYQVEGPLFFASVTPFLKQFDTEEQVNEVVIDLTHSQIWDDSAVGALDRLEAMFTANEIQVNYQGLNKKSATLLKSLGRITNG, encoded by the coding sequence ATGGTTGGAAGCTTAAAAGAACAATGGTTTGGCAATGTAAAAGGAGACATCTTATCAGGGATTGTTGTCGCCTTAGCCTTGATCCCGGAAGCCATTGCTTTTTCAATTATTGCTGGGGTTGACCCAATGGTAGGGTTGTATGCATCGTTTTGTATCGCGGTTGTTATTTCATTTGTCGGTGGCAGGACGGGAATGATCTCTGCAGCAACAGGTGCGATGGCACTAGTGATGGTCAATTTAGTTTCGTCACATGGGATCGAGTATATGTTGGCTGCGACAATTTTGACCGGGGTCATTCAAATTATTTTTGGAATCTGTAAATTTGCGAAGCTGATGCAATTCGTCCCACGTACGGTGATGACCGGCTTCGTCAATTCATTAGCCATTTTAATTTTCACGGCTCAAATTCAACACTTTATCGGGGAAACATGGGTCATGTATGTACTCGTAGCTGTGACGCTTGCAATTGTGTATCTATTTCCCTATGTAACAAAAGCTGTACCTTCAACGCTTGTAGCAATCGTCGTTGTAACGATTATTGTTTTATCACTAAATATTGATGTTCGAAATGTAGGAGATATGGGTACGTTAACGCAAAGTTTGCCCACTTTTATTTTGCCAAATGTCCCGTTAAATCTTGAGACGTTATGGATCATTTTCCCTTATTCCTTTGCGCTTGCGATTGTTGGGTTACTTGAATCGCTGCTAACCGCAAATATCTTAGATGATATGACGGATACACCAAGTAATAAAAACAAAGAAAGCCGCGGTCAGGGAATGGCTAATATTGTGGCAGGATTCTTTGGTGGAATGGCTGGATGCGCGATGATTGGCCAATCTATGATTAATGTGAAGTCTGGTGGTAGAGGTAGGCTGTCTACGTTTGTGGCGGGTGCATTTCTTATGTTTATGATTGTTGCTTTAGGCAATCTGGTTGTTCAAATTCCGATGGCTGCCTTAACTGGAGTCATGATTATGGTTGCCATTAGTTCTTTTGATTGGAGTTCGCTTCGCACGTTGCACAAACTGCCTCGAACGGATGCGGTTGTGTTGGTTGTAACGGTAGCGGTTGTGCTTATAACGCACAATTTAGCATACGGAGTATTGTCTGGTGTCCTACTTAGCATGATCTTTTTTGCATCAAAAATCTCCAAAATCCACGTAACCAAACGTTTGGATCAGGATACAAACATACGCATCTACCAGGTAGAAGGACCTTTATTTTTTGCTTCAGTTACGCCTTTCTTAAAGCAATTTGACACAGAAGAACAAGTGAATGAGGTTGTTATTGATCTCACGCATTCTCAAATTTGGGATGATTCTGCTGTTGGTGCTCTTGATCGGTTAGAAGCGATGTTTACCGCAAATGAAATTCAAGTAAACTATCAAGGCTTAAACAAAAAAAGTGCAACACTGCTTAAATCACTTGGACGTATCACAAATGGATAA
- a CDS encoding AbrB/MazE/SpoVT family DNA-binding domain-containing protein: MKSTGIVRKIDELGRIVIPKELRGTLDIDIKDPMEIYVNGEEIILKKYTPSTQCMLTGEINEGNISLGNGNIVLSPKGASEVLEKVEEYLQLKHS, encoded by the coding sequence TTGAAGTCAACAGGTATTGTTCGCAAAATTGATGAATTAGGCCGTATTGTGATTCCTAAGGAACTGCGGGGCACCCTAGATATAGACATTAAAGATCCTATGGAGATTTACGTGAATGGCGAGGAAATTATTTTAAAAAAGTATACGCCAAGTACACAATGTATGCTTACAGGTGAAATTAACGAGGGAAACATTTCACTCGGTAATGGGAACATTGTCCTTAGTCCAAAAGGAGCCTCGGAGGTTCTAGAGAAAGTCGAAGAATATTTGCAATTAAAACATAGCTAA
- a CDS encoding helix-turn-helix transcriptional regulator: MKNSIKELRKKHLWSQEALAQKLGVSRQTIISIEKGKYHPSLPLAIQIARCFHSTVEDVFHLDEEEEK, encoded by the coding sequence ATGAAAAATTCAATCAAAGAGCTGCGAAAAAAACACCTATGGTCTCAGGAAGCACTAGCACAAAAGCTAGGCGTTTCAAGGCAAACCATTATCTCTATTGAAAAGGGAAAGTATCATCCTTCATTACCACTTGCCATTCAAATAGCGAGATGTTTCCACTCGACCGTAGAGGACGTATTTCATCTTGACGAAGAGGAGGAGAAATGA
- a CDS encoding N-acetyltransferase — translation MIRPAQCTDMDALVSIWLTASLTAHDFITDSYWREQQSAMKDVYLPQACTLVAEDRGEICGFVSLMDSQVAALFVDQERQGKGYGKQLLEWVQNEYSFLSLQVYVKNERAIQFYKRFDFQIVSEQMDDVTGEREYVMEWKKAAE, via the coding sequence ATGATCAGACCGGCTCAGTGTACAGACATGGACGCACTTGTTTCAATTTGGCTAACAGCTTCTTTAACAGCCCATGACTTTATTACCGATTCATACTGGCGTGAACAACAATCTGCTATGAAGGATGTGTACTTGCCTCAAGCTTGTACGCTTGTAGCGGAGGATAGAGGAGAAATCTGTGGGTTTGTTTCGCTAATGGATTCTCAAGTAGCGGCACTATTTGTCGATCAAGAACGTCAGGGGAAGGGCTATGGCAAGCAATTACTTGAATGGGTGCAGAATGAATACTCGTTTTTAAGCTTACAAGTGTATGTAAAAAATGAACGAGCGATTCAGTTCTATAAACGATTTGACTTTCAGATTGTCTCTGAACAAATGGACGACGTGACAGGTGAACGTGAATATGTAATGGAATGGAAGAAGGCGGCTGAGTAA
- a CDS encoding DNA polymerase IV has protein sequence MKKVIFLVDMESFYASIEVTRRPDYRGKALVVSGDPNRRSGVILAASKEAKRFGVKNAERLWEAQQKCSDLIIVPPHMQDYIEVSIEITAILKTYTDLVEPYSIDEQFMDVTHSQRLFGSPHEIAKKVQQDIWKQCGVRARVGIGENKILAKLACDHFAKKNKEGIFELKAEELKETLWPLPVEDLFGVGSQMKRHLYDRGIRTIGQLAATNVEFFKKRWGIHGQVLWMNAHGVDYSPVKLSTHDGQKAIGHGMTLPYDYATKADIHTVLLELCEEVCQRARKNHVHGSTVSLSVSGASYEVRTGFHRQFTMPYATNASLTLYKYVCRLLDQFWDGQPVRRVGVALSKLSDGDAVQLDLFDHKQQQDDRALGEVMDQIKARFGKTALLRASSLLPAGQARERAAKIGGHYK, from the coding sequence ATGAAGAAGGTCATTTTTTTAGTAGACATGGAAAGCTTTTACGCATCAATTGAAGTGACGAGAAGACCGGACTACCGTGGGAAAGCCTTAGTGGTATCTGGTGATCCAAATCGTCGGAGTGGGGTAATATTGGCTGCTTCAAAGGAAGCAAAACGGTTTGGGGTTAAGAATGCCGAACGCCTATGGGAAGCCCAACAAAAGTGTAGTGATTTAATTATCGTCCCGCCGCATATGCAGGACTATATTGAGGTCTCCATTGAAATCACCGCTATCCTCAAAACCTATACGGACTTAGTTGAACCCTATTCAATTGACGAGCAATTTATGGATGTGACCCATTCTCAGCGACTTTTCGGTTCCCCTCATGAGATCGCAAAAAAGGTACAACAAGACATCTGGAAGCAATGCGGAGTAAGAGCGCGAGTGGGCATTGGTGAAAACAAAATTTTAGCTAAGCTTGCCTGTGACCATTTCGCCAAAAAGAACAAGGAAGGCATCTTTGAGCTAAAAGCTGAAGAGCTTAAAGAAACACTTTGGCCATTGCCTGTAGAAGATTTATTTGGAGTCGGCAGCCAAATGAAGCGGCACCTGTATGACCGTGGTATTCGTACCATTGGGCAGCTTGCAGCAACGAACGTGGAGTTTTTTAAGAAGCGATGGGGCATACATGGTCAAGTACTGTGGATGAATGCTCATGGAGTTGATTACTCACCTGTTAAGCTCTCCACGCATGATGGACAAAAAGCGATTGGTCATGGGATGACGCTGCCCTATGACTATGCAACAAAGGCTGACATTCATACCGTGTTGCTTGAGCTGTGTGAGGAGGTCTGTCAGCGCGCCCGTAAAAATCATGTACATGGTTCAACGGTTTCACTCAGTGTCTCAGGTGCAAGCTATGAAGTGCGCACAGGATTCCATCGGCAATTTACAATGCCTTATGCAACAAACGCCTCACTCACTTTATATAAGTATGTGTGTCGGCTGCTTGACCAGTTTTGGGATGGTCAGCCTGTTCGCCGGGTAGGTGTGGCGTTGTCTAAGCTCTCTGATGGAGATGCCGTACAGCTTGATTTGTTTGATCATAAGCAACAGCAAGATGACCGAGCACTTGGAGAAGTGATGGACCAAATTAAAGCACGTTTTGGTAAAACAGCTCTGCTTCGCGCCTCCTCTCTCCTACCTGCTGGTCAAGCGAGAGAGCGTGCTGCTAAAATTGGAGGACATTACAAATGA
- a CDS encoding helix-turn-helix transcriptional regulator encodes MKRSKHLPLTETVYYILLSLLEPRHGYLVMQRVEELSEGQVRMAAGTLYGAFENLVKLKFIELVPDKGRRRKVYKITNEGREILALEQERMRTLLRVTDQLLKEERDEEV; translated from the coding sequence ATGAAACGAAGTAAACATTTACCTTTAACAGAGACGGTTTATTACATTTTGCTTTCTTTGTTAGAACCGCGGCATGGATATTTAGTGATGCAGCGTGTGGAGGAGTTAAGTGAAGGTCAAGTGCGCATGGCAGCGGGTACGTTGTATGGAGCGTTTGAAAATTTGGTAAAACTTAAGTTTATTGAACTTGTCCCAGATAAAGGGAGACGTAGAAAAGTCTATAAAATAACAAATGAAGGAAGAGAAATTCTTGCTCTGGAACAGGAACGGATGCGTACGTTGCTTCGAGTGACGGATCAGTTGTTAAAGGAGGAGAGAGATGAGGAGGTTTAG
- a CDS encoding NUDIX domain-containing protein, which produces MKRIQVVYVFVYNKQSDQVLLVKNKNHPTWSLPGGRVEGNETLHEACVREVYEETGLSVEVNNVVSINEMYIKEHHAILTTFNATLMSTSDIIHIHDVATIEQARWISLEEANQKIPHYGGIERFLDQGIPYTFHGELAF; this is translated from the coding sequence ATGAAACGGATTCAAGTAGTCTATGTGTTTGTTTACAACAAACAAAGTGATCAAGTCTTACTTGTTAAAAACAAGAATCATCCCACCTGGTCGTTACCGGGTGGCCGGGTAGAAGGGAATGAGACGCTACATGAAGCTTGCGTCCGCGAGGTGTATGAAGAAACCGGATTATCAGTCGAAGTGAACAATGTTGTAAGTATAAATGAAATGTATATCAAAGAGCACCATGCGATTCTCACCACGTTTAACGCGACGCTAATGTCGACTTCGGATATTATTCACATTCATGATGTCGCAACGATTGAGCAGGCAAGGTGGATTAGTCTAGAAGAAGCAAATCAAAAAATCCCTCATTACGGAGGGATCGAGCGATTTTTGGATCAAGGAATTCCTTACACCTTTCACGGAGAGCTAGCGTTTTAA
- a CDS encoding YolD-like family protein yields the protein MSDFLERGNLLWEGSRMMLPEHKQAIRAQNEREKHTAPPELDAQELEELGRVATHSLTHSTPVHIVFWENGYDYKLIATVERVEPQQQQVTVRESKDTRKTIMFNQLKSIEPI from the coding sequence ATGAGTGATTTTTTAGAACGAGGCAATCTTTTGTGGGAAGGCAGTCGAATGATGCTTCCTGAACACAAACAAGCGATCCGTGCGCAAAATGAGCGAGAAAAGCACACTGCTCCTCCTGAGCTTGACGCACAAGAGCTAGAAGAGCTTGGAAGGGTTGCGACACACTCCCTTACCCACTCTACCCCTGTGCATATTGTGTTTTGGGAGAACGGGTACGATTACAAACTAATTGCTACTGTCGAACGAGTAGAGCCCCAGCAACAGCAGGTAACCGTTCGAGAAAGCAAGGATACGCGCAAAACGATTATGTTTAACCAATTAAAAAGCATCGAACCGATTTAA
- a CDS encoding serine/threonine protein kinase yields the protein MSQGLTIQIDEVSFQLKEKHDFSWLQALGTVCHVFDQQDSGNICFGVMRNGRKQFIKYAGAKTIHFDGEPRNAIARLKQAVPLYKTLAHKHLVTLQDHFELEHGYAVVFDWQEGECLHPHWSYPPPEKYEHPDSPFYRFKQLPVQKRLNALSSIFTFHELVEEQEYIAIDFYDGSILYDFTNDRTTICDIDYYELGPLHNEMGRMFGSKRFMSPEEFEQSALIDKRTNVFRLGATAFCLLGGELDRSIEKWEASSALWKVACKAVSENKDERYSTVQSFITSWNQALEESL from the coding sequence ATGAGTCAAGGTTTGACGATACAAATCGATGAAGTATCTTTTCAATTGAAGGAGAAGCATGATTTTAGCTGGTTGCAAGCGCTAGGAACGGTATGTCACGTATTTGATCAGCAGGATTCAGGTAATATTTGCTTTGGTGTCATGAGAAACGGGCGCAAACAATTTATTAAATATGCAGGTGCAAAAACAATTCATTTTGACGGAGAACCAAGGAATGCAATTGCTCGTTTAAAACAAGCCGTTCCCCTTTATAAGACATTAGCCCATAAGCATCTCGTTACACTTCAAGATCACTTCGAGTTAGAGCATGGATACGCGGTTGTGTTTGATTGGCAGGAGGGTGAGTGCCTGCATCCTCATTGGTCCTATCCTCCGCCTGAAAAATATGAGCATCCAGATTCTCCTTTTTATCGTTTCAAACAACTACCTGTACAAAAACGTTTAAACGCACTCTCTAGCATCTTCACATTTCACGAGTTAGTGGAAGAACAAGAATACATCGCCATTGATTTTTATGATGGAAGTATTCTCTACGATTTTACGAATGATCGAACAACCATTTGTGACATTGATTATTATGAGTTAGGTCCTCTTCACAATGAAATGGGGCGAATGTTTGGCTCTAAACGATTTATGTCACCGGAGGAATTTGAACAAAGTGCTTTGATCGACAAACGAACGAACGTCTTTAGACTTGGAGCAACGGCATTTTGTTTACTTGGAGGCGAACTTGATCGCTCAATTGAAAAATGGGAGGCAAGCTCCGCACTTTGGAAGGTCGCATGCAAGGCGGTTTCTGAAAACAAAGATGAACGTTATTCTACGGTTCAATCGTTTATAACATCTTGGAATCAAGCACTGGAGGAGAGTCTATGA